The nucleotide window CCAGTCGGCAGCGAACGGATTTTCGCTGTTCGGATTCGGGAAGGCGAGCAACGCCTACGCCGCCAGCGCGCTGGGACAGGCCAATCGCGCCGCGATGAACTCGGCGGCCACCCAGATCCTCAAACAACTGCAAAATATACGCTGAATGAGGGACCGATACACCTCGTTCGCGGCGTCGACCACTTCACGGTAGAGCGCCTTTACGGGACTCTCGGCGGCGCCTACCGTCGGCAGATCGCCTGGGCGGAGGTACGGGACAGCGGCACAGACAGCGCACGGAGTTCCGGTCTTGTCACGAAGTTCGATCAGCGTACGCGCCGACACCGTCCGACCGTCATGCCGCGGCAACGCACCTATCAGGTGGATCCGATCCGCATCAAGCAGATGTTTCGGCAGTTCCAGTCGCGCCGCTGAGTCATGGTTCCCCCCGATGAGGACAATCTGGAGCGAGGGGGTTTCCGTCAGTACCCGTCTTAGAAACTGATAGAGCCGCTGCTGAGCCTGAACCGCCGGATTGATCGTGTCATAGACATCACCAGTCACGATGAGCGCGTCAGCATCCAGTGTGATCAGTTGGCCGGCCAGCCAGTCAAGGAATGTGTCCTGCTCGACGCCGCGATCAAATCCATGGAGCTCCTGGCCAAGATGCCAGTCTGAGGTATGGATGAGGAGAACGAAGAATACGGTGAGGATGGGGGGGACTTTCCGGGCAATGGGGAGCACC belongs to Candidatus Methylomirabilis lanthanidiphila and includes:
- the sbcD gene encoding Nuclease SbcCD subunit D codes for the protein MLPIARKVPPILTVFFVLLIHTSDWHLGQELHGFDRGVEQDTFLDWLAGQLITLDADALIVTGDVYDTINPAVQAQQRLYQFLRRVLTETPSLQIVLIGGNHDSAARLELPKHLLDADRIHLIGALPRHDGRTVSARTLIELRDKTGTPCAVCAAVPYLRPGDLPTVGAAESPVKALYREVVDAANEVYRSLIQRIFCSCLRIWVAAEFIAARLACPSALAA